From the genome of Streptomyces sp. V1I1, one region includes:
- a CDS encoding DedA family protein yields the protein MHRCGGGGNCLGDQLGYTLGRAAGPALFRRPDSRFFTADTLDRARGFLTKYGPVSIVLARFVAVVRTFVPFVAGASRMVDGEQVASQILGDEAAKIRVDLGALQQCLAQPSAHAAEHLTVSPSGS from the coding sequence GTGCACCGCTGTGGTGGCGGCGGCAATTGTCTCGGGGACCAGCTCGGATACACCCTCGGTCGGGCAGCCGGCCCCGCCCTGTTTCGTCGCCCCGACTCCAGATTCTTCACCGCAGATACCTTGGACAGAGCCCGTGGGTTCTTGACGAAGTACGGCCCCGTCTCGATCGTGCTGGCCCGTTTCGTCGCCGTTGTGCGGACGTTCGTCCCTTTCGTTGCCGGGGCAAGCCGCATGGTTGACGGGGAGCAGGTAGCCAGCCAGATTCTTGGAGACGAAGCGGCCAAGATTCGTGTCGATCTCGGAGCTCTCCAGCAGTGCCTGGCCCAGCCCTCAGCACATGCCGCCGAGCATCTGACTGTTTCGCCGTCAGGGAGTTGA